AGACCGGTAAAAGTGGAGGAGTTGCGCGGGATATTTCCGGGGGTGACCGAGGAGGAGCTGCGGCAAGCCCTGAGGGAACTCTCTCAAGAATACCAGGGGCGGGGACTGCGGATTCGGGAAGTGGCCGGGGGCTTCCGGATGGAGACCGCCCCGGAGGTGGCCGAACCGGTGCGGGCCTTTCTCAAACCCCGGCCCCGCAAACTTTCCCGAGCGGCGCTGGAGACCCTGGCCGTGGTAGCCTATCATCAACCGGTAACCCGGGCCGAAATCGAACGTCTGCGGGGGGTGGATTCCTCGGGAGCGCTCAAGGTGCTCCTTGAGGAAAAGCTCATCCGCATCGTAGGGCGCAAGGCCGTGCCCGGCCGTCCCCTTCTTTACGGGAC
This portion of the Thermosulfurimonas marina genome encodes:
- the scpB gene encoding SMC-Scp complex subunit ScpB, encoding MEGGLGLKAALEALLFVAGRPVKVEELRGIFPGVTEEELRQALRELSQEYQGRGLRIREVAGGFRMETAPEVAEPVRAFLKPRPRKLSRAALETLAVVAYHQPVTRAEIERLRGVDSSGALKVLLEEKLIRIVGRKAVPGRPLLYGTTAKFLEVFGLRSLEDLPPLEEIRKLAEGA